The segment GAGGTCCTTCGCGAACTCGTCGTCTACGGCGGGGAGGACCTTTTCCTTAACGCTCTTTACCTTTACCTCGAATACCGCCTCTTTACCCCGAAGCCCCTCGTCGGCGTAGTTTCCCGGGAGGTCAGCCTTCACCTCCCGGCTGTCTCCCGCGCTGGCGGCCGTAAGGGCCTCGTCAAAGCCCGGCAGAAGAGAGAGTCCGCCGATGACCGCGGGAAAGTCCCTGGCGCTCCCGCCCTTGAAGGGCTCTCCCCCGACCTTGCCCTCGAAGTCTATTGTCACCATATCCCCGGTCCCGGCCGGTCTCCGGACCTCCCGGAACTCGCCCCGGCTCTCCCTGAGCCTTTCAAGGCCGTCGGCCACCTCCTTATCCGTGGCCTCCGCGGGCTTCATGATAAGGCCCATCCCCCTGTAGCCCGTAACCTCCACGGCTGGCCTGACCTCGACCGTCGCCGAATAGACAAGCCCCTTACCCTCGCCCGTCTCCTTGACCTCTACCCGCGGATGCGCGACGGGCATGATGTCCCTGCCCTTGAGCGCCTCGGGGTAGGTCCTCTCTATGAGCCTCGCGGTGACCTCTTCCCTTACGCGGGCGCCGAACCTCCGGCGGAGCACATTTTCCGGGACCTTGCCCGGCCTGAAACCGTCAAGGGTGGCGTCGGCCTTAAGGCTCCTGTACGCGGCGTTCACCTCGCTTGCGACCTCCCCGGCAGGGATCTCGACCGTGAGCCTCTTCTCGACGGGACTTATGTCTTCTACCTCTACCTTTATATCATCCATTAAGATGCCTCTTTTTGGGGGTTCCCCGAGTTAGTCCCCGACCCTGGCAAGCGGCAATTGGTGCGAGAGGGGGGAGTCGAACCCCCACGGTTGCCCACCAGGTCCTAAACCTGGCGCGTCTGCCTGTTCCGCCACTCTCGCAGCTAA is part of the Thermodesulfobacteriota bacterium genome and harbors:
- the tig gene encoding trigger factor, with protein sequence MDDIKVEVEDISPVEKRLTVEIPAGEVASEVNAAYRSLKADATLDGFRPGKVPENVLRRRFGARVREEVTARLIERTYPEALKGRDIMPVAHPRVEVKETGEGKGLVYSATVEVRPAVEVTGYRGMGLIMKPAEATDKEVADGLERLRESRGEFREVRRPAGTGDMVTIDFEGKVGGEPFKGGSARDFPAVIGGLSLLPGFDEALTAASAGDSREVKADLPGNYADEGLRGKEAVFEVKVKSVKEKVLPAVDDEFAKDLECESIEELKEKISAEIKRGKERSERDRLKSEAVERLVDKNPFDVPGALVDRYLSSIMGSVIENMKRGAFDPEDKGLANDRLEEKYRKVAEARARGDIIIDAIAGQEGIEVSEEEA